The following are encoded together in the Roseobacter denitrificans OCh 114 genome:
- a CDS encoding NAD(P)/FAD-dependent oxidoreductase, producing the protein MTLKRRAFLGTGAAAMGTLAAPAVFAAGHGKPQVVVVGGGAGGATAARYIAKDSKGEVGVTLIEPTRQYYTCFFSNLYIGGFKEMGQLGHSYGGLAASGVNVVHDWATGVDRDSKTVALAGGGSVPYDKLILSPGIDFVEGAVEGWDLSAQNAMPHAYKGGSQTELLKAQLMAMPQGCTYAMVAPPNPYRCPPGPYERVSMVAHYLKANNPTAKIIIADPKAKFSKQALFEEGWADHYAGMIDWVGDDFGGGNVAVDADAMTLSIDGEVTNVDVCNVIPAMKAGHIATLAGVTDGNWAPVNAHDMSSKADADIYVLGDAAQQGDMPKSGYSANSQAKVCANAVRGALTGSKVFPAKFSNTCWSLIDTNNGVKVGATYEATEEKIAKVDGFISATGETAELRKTTYEESEGWYTGITADMFGA; encoded by the coding sequence ATGACACTTAAAAGACGCGCCTTTCTGGGCACGGGTGCCGCCGCAATGGGAACCCTTGCGGCGCCCGCCGTTTTTGCGGCTGGCCACGGCAAACCACAGGTGGTTGTTGTCGGTGGGGGCGCAGGCGGTGCGACCGCTGCGCGCTATATCGCCAAGGACAGCAAGGGTGAGGTCGGGGTCACCTTGATCGAGCCGACACGCCAGTATTACACCTGCTTCTTTTCGAACCTCTATATCGGCGGGTTCAAAGAGATGGGGCAGCTCGGTCATTCCTATGGTGGCCTTGCTGCCAGTGGTGTGAATGTTGTGCATGATTGGGCCACGGGCGTTGATCGCGATTCCAAGACGGTTGCGCTGGCGGGGGGCGGATCGGTTCCCTACGACAAGCTGATCCTGTCGCCCGGCATTGATTTTGTCGAGGGCGCGGTCGAGGGATGGGACCTTTCTGCGCAAAATGCGATGCCACATGCCTATAAGGGGGGATCGCAAACGGAATTGCTCAAGGCGCAACTGATGGCGATGCCGCAGGGCTGCACCTATGCGATGGTCGCACCGCCCAACCCCTACCGCTGCCCCCCCGGTCCTTATGAACGGGTGTCGATGGTGGCGCATTACCTCAAGGCGAACAATCCGACGGCCAAGATCATTATTGCTGATCCGAAAGCCAAGTTCTCAAAACAAGCGCTGTTTGAGGAAGGCTGGGCGGATCACTACGCAGGCATGATCGACTGGGTGGGTGACGATTTCGGCGGCGGCAATGTAGCAGTTGACGCGGATGCGATGACCTTGTCGATCGATGGTGAAGTCACAAATGTCGATGTCTGCAATGTCATCCCCGCCATGAAAGCGGGTCATATTGCCACGCTTGCCGGTGTGACAGACGGAAACTGGGCCCCTGTGAATGCGCACGATATGTCGTCAAAGGCGGATGCGGATATCTATGTTCTGGGCGATGCTGCGCAGCAGGGGGATATGCCAAAGTCGGGCTATTCGGCCAATTCGCAGGCAAAGGTATGTGCCAATGCGGTGCGCGGTGCGCTGACCGGGTCCAAAGTCTTCCCGGCCAAGTTCTCCAACACCTGCTGGTCGCTGATCGACACCAACAACGGCGTCAAGGTCGGTGCGACCTATGAGGCGACCGAGGAAAAGATCGCCAAGGTTGACGGTTTCATCTCGGCGACGGGCGAGACCGCAGAACTGCGCAAGACGACCTATGAGGAATCCGAAGGGTGGTATACCGGTATCACCGCCGACATGTTCGGAGCTTAG
- a CDS encoding YeeE/YedE family protein, whose translation MIEGLLDQFGEGAVLAGAGALTGVLFGVMAQHSRFCLRAATVEVSTASLGPRLAIWLIAFCAAVLFVQGAIALNVLDVSASRQLSATGSMSGAIIGGLLFGSGMILARGCASRLLVLSATGNLRALITGLVLTLVAQASLRGVLSPLRENLSGLWLIEGGQGRNIMSYFGLTPLLLSVLAGIGLCLAVVLAQQRAVKGTQAFAAAGVGAAVALGWMLTYAVAQVSFEIVPIASVTFTGPSADTLMGLVNTSDLPLGFGVGLVPGVFIGAGAMALLTREAALERFGADTPMERYLIGAVFMGFGSMLAGGCAVGAGMSGGAIFALTAWVALFCMWLGAMVTHVILARVHDRRATLA comes from the coding sequence ATGATCGAAGGGCTCCTGGATCAATTTGGTGAGGGTGCCGTGCTTGCGGGCGCGGGGGCGTTGACGGGCGTTCTGTTCGGCGTCATGGCGCAACATTCCCGGTTCTGCCTGCGCGCGGCCACGGTCGAAGTCTCGACCGCGTCCCTTGGGCCACGTCTGGCAATATGGCTGATCGCGTTTTGTGCGGCGGTCCTCTTCGTGCAGGGCGCGATTGCTCTGAACGTTCTGGATGTCTCTGCCAGCCGCCAGTTGTCTGCCACCGGCAGCATGTCGGGGGCGATCATCGGCGGGCTGTTGTTCGGGTCGGGTATGATCCTTGCGCGCGGCTGCGCGAGCCGTCTGCTGGTGCTGTCGGCCACAGGAAACCTGAGAGCGCTGATCACCGGCCTCGTCCTGACCCTTGTGGCGCAAGCGTCCTTGCGCGGAGTGCTCTCTCCGCTGCGCGAAAACCTCTCCGGTCTCTGGCTGATTGAGGGGGGGCAGGGGCGCAATATCATGTCCTATTTCGGTTTGACGCCCCTGTTGTTGAGCGTGCTGGCAGGCATCGGGCTTTGTCTGGCTGTCGTGCTGGCGCAGCAGCGCGCGGTCAAAGGGACCCAGGCTTTCGCTGCCGCTGGCGTGGGGGCGGCTGTGGCGCTTGGCTGGATGCTGACCTATGCCGTGGCGCAGGTCTCCTTCGAAATCGTGCCGATTGCTTCCGTGACCTTTACGGGGCCTTCGGCGGATACGCTGATGGGGCTGGTGAACACTTCGGATTTGCCGCTTGGGTTCGGTGTCGGCTTGGTACCGGGGGTGTTTATCGGCGCGGGCGCCATGGCCTTGTTGACCCGCGAGGCCGCATTGGAACGCTTTGGCGCAGATACCCCGATGGAACGGTACTTGATCGGCGCTGTTTTCATGGGGTTTGGCAGCATGCTGGCGGGCGGTTGTGCGGTGGGGGCGGGCATGTCCGGCGGGGCGATCTTTGCATTGACCGCATGGGTTGCGCTGTTTTGCATGTGGCTGGGCGCGATGGTGACCCATGTCATCCTGGCCCGGGTTCACGACCGCAGGGCAACACTGGCTTAA
- a CDS encoding MBL fold metallo-hydrolase, with protein sequence MKHASLALALLCGPVMASEDIPDQYPASMLYAKPVEVIPHVFSAIGATAPPTYENAGHNNNLSFIVTGDGVVVINAGASYLLAEALHAEIKAVTDQPVKLVINENGQGHAMLGNSYWADLGVDIVAHVDAAAAFEENGDASLQAAIARVRERADKTWLAAPSITFEDSYTVEMGGMQIEARYLGPAHSPGDIIVWLPQQSMVISGDMAFHERMLPIFEDTMTAEWIETWETEFEPLAATYVIPGHGHPTNMDQVRRYTLDYLVFLRGQIGALLEEGGGLAEAYYVDQSPYAHLDTFEELATKNAGRVFEQMEFE encoded by the coding sequence ATGAAACACGCAAGCCTCGCACTCGCTTTGCTGTGTGGTCCGGTGATGGCCAGCGAAGACATCCCCGATCAGTACCCCGCCTCGATGCTCTATGCCAAACCGGTCGAGGTCATTCCGCACGTGTTTTCGGCGATCGGTGCGACCGCCCCGCCCACCTACGAAAACGCAGGCCATAACAACAACCTCAGCTTTATTGTCACCGGCGACGGCGTGGTGGTGATCAACGCGGGCGCCTCCTATCTGCTGGCCGAGGCGCTTCATGCCGAGATCAAAGCCGTGACGGATCAGCCGGTCAAACTGGTGATCAACGAAAACGGTCAGGGCCACGCGATGCTGGGCAATTCGTATTGGGCCGACCTTGGCGTCGATATCGTGGCACATGTGGACGCGGCCGCAGCGTTTGAGGAGAATGGCGATGCCTCTTTGCAAGCCGCCATCGCGCGGGTCAGGGAACGGGCGGATAAAACCTGGCTTGCCGCCCCGTCGATCACTTTTGAGGACAGTTACACCGTTGAGATGGGCGGCATGCAGATCGAGGCGCGCTACCTTGGTCCCGCGCATAGTCCGGGCGATATCATCGTATGGCTACCGCAGCAAAGCATGGTGATTTCCGGCGACATGGCCTTTCACGAACGCATGCTGCCGATCTTTGAAGATACAATGACCGCAGAGTGGATTGAGACATGGGAAACTGAATTCGAACCCCTCGCCGCGACCTATGTCATTCCCGGTCACGGCCATCCGACAAATATGGATCAGGTGCGCCGCTATACCCTCGATTACCTCGTGTTCTTGCGCGGGCAGATCGGGGCGCTTCTGGAGGAAGGCGGCGGTCTTGCCGAAGCCTATTATGTTGATCAGTCACCCTATGCGCATCTGGACACATTCGAAGAACTGGCAACCAAGAACGCAGGTCGCGTCTTTGAGCAGATGGAGTTCGAATAG
- the phnN gene encoding phosphonate metabolism protein/1,5-bisphosphokinase (PRPP-forming) PhnN — translation MPGTLFLIVGPSGVGKDTLLEGARDRLATSRWFSFPQRVVTRAADAGGEDYIPVTPSEFEQQLAAGAFWHQWHAHGLSYGIPMQVARDLDNGINVVLNASRNEIGAFRDKATHVVTIGISAPPGIVEERLHERGRESEEEIKRRLARLVEQAPLTGYALEIVNDRTIEEGITALVDLIAGACDLNAEITRFPVTIGSKQVCLVHKGNQIASRVLAGSSRVTLSLRGKSVSAELGETWSDEIVSQDLCALSEGAMAALDAVEGDVVSIERSPTPKSRSILQKKVRGGELSHAEMEAFIHDLVNGRFSTSEIAGFLVAASNNLTMDEVISLTQVRAAFAHRHDWGKAIVVDKHSMGGVPGNRITPIIIPILAAFGLTVPKTSSRAITSAAGTADMMEVLSRVDLSPDEMKSVVEQTNGCIAWNGNLTHSPVDDVMNAINRPLGLQSTLLDVSSIMSKKLAAGSTHVLIDMPVGPKAKTRTQGEAGALKNLFESVGQGIGLNTKVQISDGTKPIGRGVGPVLEALDVLSVLRGEAGAPTDLLDKSIGYAATILEWSGAVSQGQGAQVTRDLVSSGKAFEKLFEIRDAQGRQHDPLQPGQFTEDICADRSGRVEAIDIQGISEVARLSGAPKDKAAGVVLNVQVGDQIAEKQPLLRVHSSSLRGIEEAVCAAQAQSAFKIL, via the coding sequence GTGCCGGGTACGCTGTTTCTCATTGTCGGTCCAAGTGGCGTTGGCAAGGACACCTTGCTGGAGGGCGCGCGCGATCGTCTGGCAACGAGCCGGTGGTTTTCCTTCCCGCAGCGGGTTGTCACGCGGGCCGCTGATGCGGGCGGGGAGGATTACATTCCCGTAACCCCGTCCGAATTCGAACAGCAACTGGCCGCCGGGGCGTTCTGGCATCAATGGCACGCGCATGGCCTGTCCTACGGCATCCCCATGCAGGTCGCGCGCGATCTGGACAACGGCATCAACGTCGTGCTGAACGCGTCACGCAATGAGATTGGCGCGTTTCGTGACAAGGCGACGCATGTCGTGACCATTGGAATTTCTGCGCCGCCCGGCATCGTTGAAGAACGCCTTCATGAGCGCGGGCGCGAGAGCGAAGAAGAAATAAAGCGGCGTCTGGCGCGCCTTGTGGAGCAAGCCCCCCTGACAGGCTATGCGCTGGAAATCGTGAATGACAGAACCATCGAGGAAGGCATAACAGCGCTTGTCGACCTGATCGCCGGGGCGTGCGATCTGAATGCAGAAATCACCCGCTTTCCGGTCACGATCGGGTCAAAACAGGTTTGTCTGGTTCACAAGGGTAATCAGATCGCCAGCCGCGTGCTGGCGGGGTCGTCGCGGGTCACACTGTCTTTGCGGGGCAAATCCGTCTCTGCGGAACTGGGCGAAACGTGGAGCGATGAAATCGTGTCGCAAGACCTCTGTGCGTTGTCCGAGGGCGCGATGGCGGCGCTGGACGCGGTGGAGGGCGATGTCGTCTCAATCGAGCGGTCGCCGACGCCCAAAAGCCGGTCCATCTTGCAAAAGAAAGTGCGCGGCGGTGAGTTGTCTCACGCCGAGATGGAAGCCTTCATCCACGATCTGGTCAACGGGCGGTTCAGTACCTCGGAAATCGCGGGGTTTCTTGTCGCGGCATCGAACAACCTGACGATGGACGAAGTGATCTCGCTGACGCAGGTACGTGCCGCCTTCGCGCATCGCCATGATTGGGGCAAGGCGATCGTCGTCGACAAACACTCCATGGGGGGCGTGCCGGGCAATCGCATCACACCGATCATCATTCCCATTCTGGCAGCCTTTGGCCTGACCGTGCCCAAGACATCATCGCGGGCCATCACTTCGGCGGCAGGGACGGCGGATATGATGGAAGTGCTTTCGCGCGTTGATTTGTCCCCGGACGAAATGAAATCGGTCGTGGAACAGACAAATGGCTGCATCGCATGGAACGGCAACTTGACTCATTCCCCGGTGGATGACGTCATGAATGCGATAAACCGGCCGCTGGGCTTGCAATCCACATTGCTGGATGTGTCGTCGATCATGTCCAAAAAGCTTGCGGCAGGGTCCACCCATGTGCTGATCGACATGCCGGTGGGGCCAAAAGCCAAGACGCGCACCCAAGGCGAAGCGGGCGCGTTGAAAAACCTGTTTGAATCGGTGGGGCAGGGCATCGGGCTGAACACAAAGGTGCAGATATCGGATGGCACAAAACCCATCGGGCGCGGGGTCGGGCCGGTGCTCGAGGCCTTGGATGTCTTGAGTGTATTGCGTGGAGAGGCAGGCGCGCCGACCGATTTGCTCGATAAATCCATCGGCTATGCGGCGACGATACTGGAATGGTCCGGGGCCGTGTCCCAGGGGCAGGGCGCACAGGTGACCCGCGATCTGGTGTCCAGCGGAAAGGCCTTCGAAAAGCTGTTTGAGATCAGGGATGCGCAGGGGCGCCAACACGACCCGCTCCAGCCCGGGCAATTCACCGAAGATATATGCGCCGACAGATCGGGCCGCGTTGAGGCCATCGACATACAAGGGATTTCGGAAGTCGCGCGTTTGTCTGGCGCGCCCAAGGACAAGGCCGCCGGCGTGGTTTTGAACGTTCAGGTCGGGGATCAGATCGCGGAAAAACAGCCGCTGCTCAGGGTCCATTCCTCCAGTCTGCGCGGGATAGAGGAGGCAGTCTGTGCCGCTCAGGCGCAGAGCGCTTTCAAAATCCTGTAG
- a CDS encoding TAXI family TRAP transporter solute-binding subunit: protein MPRLFQFVAAAAISGVAFSASAPAHAGNNITLCGGSPGGLWSLLGAGIDAAVRKVDPESNVTYQTSSGGFANIVQVNQGKCDLAIVHVGEVAIAARGEAPFREPTGGVAAVALLYNWAPMQWVTDKSFAQENGIESISDLAALEGEYNLVVNRRGILPSILAEKSLEASGITFEAIEGKGGSVQFQGSSTASEIMQNGRADTWVNATFVGSGSINSIASKRDLTLLSVSDDVIAAMQDAYGSTAVTIPAGAYEWLDRDIKTFGAQAALIAAEGADPEIVGLVAKAIYENVGEIQGVHKAMGAFNADLGASITLIDYHPAAMAAIKAAGS, encoded by the coding sequence TTGCCTAGATTATTTCAGTTTGTCGCAGCCGCCGCGATCTCCGGCGTTGCATTTTCAGCATCCGCACCGGCCCATGCCGGAAACAACATCACGCTTTGTGGTGGCAGCCCGGGTGGTCTGTGGTCCCTGTTGGGCGCTGGCATCGACGCCGCCGTGCGAAAGGTCGATCCGGAGTCGAATGTGACCTATCAAACATCCAGCGGTGGCTTTGCCAATATCGTGCAGGTCAATCAGGGCAAGTGTGATCTGGCCATCGTTCACGTCGGCGAGGTGGCCATCGCCGCGCGGGGCGAAGCCCCGTTCAGGGAGCCGACGGGCGGTGTTGCTGCTGTTGCGCTTCTTTACAACTGGGCGCCGATGCAATGGGTCACGGACAAATCCTTTGCGCAGGAGAACGGGATTGAATCCATCAGTGATCTGGCGGCGCTGGAAGGCGAATACAATCTGGTGGTAAACCGCCGAGGCATCCTGCCGTCGATCCTAGCGGAGAAGTCGCTCGAAGCCTCGGGCATAACCTTTGAGGCCATCGAAGGCAAAGGCGGCAGTGTGCAGTTTCAGGGCTCCAGCACTGCCTCCGAGATCATGCAGAACGGGCGTGCGGATACGTGGGTCAACGCAACATTCGTCGGAAGCGGAAGCATCAATTCCATCGCGTCAAAGCGGGACCTGACGTTGTTGTCCGTCTCCGATGATGTGATCGCCGCCATGCAGGACGCCTATGGCTCAACGGCTGTGACCATCCCGGCAGGTGCCTACGAATGGCTTGATCGCGACATCAAGACCTTTGGCGCACAGGCGGCACTGATCGCCGCAGAAGGGGCTGATCCCGAAATCGTCGGTCTGGTTGCCAAGGCGATCTACGAAAACGTCGGCGAAATTCAGGGTGTGCACAAAGCCATGGGGGCCTTCAACGCAGACCTCGGGGCCTCGATCACGCTGATCGACTACCACCCTGCGGCGATGGCTGCGATCAAGGCTGCTGGCAGCTAA
- a CDS encoding TRAP transporter permease, with protein sequence MSAPGILGLLFSTGSRRSIKGRLYWPIRLYTALFSVWVMWAATLSRIDALSLTVIFLCLIYVPAFLLIGATDRSGTKATLPDWILSLAAAACACYFIIKIPETASRISLFDQLSTDQFIMASILILLTLEITRRTVGLFLMCIVLTFIIYNLYGHLISGPLGHGYISLNHFVDINIYTTDGLFGVPVRVAATYAFLFVMFGTFLERAKGGAFFFNLAATISGRSVGGPAKIAVVSSALFGTMSGSPTSDVVATGSITIPMMKRLGYDRSLAAGVEVASSTGGSLLPPVMGSAAFIMAELIGVGYGEIVIAALLPALLYYVGISIQVHLRSVALNLAPLDASEVPTLGETMRQGWQFLLPIVGLIVLLVMGYSPTMVAVFSAIAVWVVSQFNPHTRLGLKATIEALSDTAIRMIGVTGACAAAGLVIGGITMTGLASKFSFIAFAAAGDNIMIILMLSAVVTIVLGLGMPTPSAYVLAAVLIGPTLVNDFGFQELNAHLFLLYFAVMSAMTPPVAVAAYAAAAISGANPLKIAVVAMRLSIVAFVVPFMFVANPLVLQPFSSVEAMLVSAGVAFACVLVACASEAKWHDRWSMPTRVGMLLSAALLAVPDTNVKIIGCVSGLMLLTFAIKKFKDQYGRLVTS encoded by the coding sequence ATGTCGGCACCTGGAATACTTGGGCTTCTCTTCTCCACAGGATCCCGCCGCAGCATCAAGGGGCGTTTGTACTGGCCCATCCGGCTTTACACCGCGCTGTTTTCTGTCTGGGTCATGTGGGCGGCAACGCTGTCGCGGATTGATGCGCTGTCTCTGACGGTCATTTTCCTGTGCCTGATATATGTACCCGCGTTTCTGCTCATCGGTGCCACAGACAGATCAGGGACAAAGGCCACGCTGCCGGACTGGATCCTGTCCTTGGCGGCGGCTGCCTGTGCCTGCTATTTCATCATTAAAATTCCCGAAACAGCCTCCCGGATCAGCCTGTTTGACCAGCTGAGCACCGATCAGTTCATTATGGCGTCCATCCTGATCCTGCTGACGCTTGAGATCACCCGGCGCACGGTTGGCCTGTTTCTGATGTGCATCGTTCTGACCTTCATCATCTACAATCTCTATGGGCATCTGATCAGCGGCCCGCTGGGGCACGGGTATATCTCGCTCAACCACTTTGTGGACATCAACATCTACACCACCGACGGATTGTTCGGCGTGCCGGTGCGCGTGGCGGCCACATATGCGTTCCTCTTCGTCATGTTCGGCACGTTTCTGGAGCGAGCCAAGGGGGGCGCGTTTTTCTTTAACCTTGCGGCGACGATTTCGGGCCGGTCCGTGGGTGGCCCTGCAAAGATCGCCGTGGTCTCATCGGCGTTGTTCGGCACCATGTCAGGCAGCCCCACATCCGACGTTGTGGCCACCGGGTCGATCACGATCCCGATGATGAAAAGGCTGGGCTATGACCGTAGTCTGGCCGCCGGTGTTGAGGTCGCCTCGTCGACGGGCGGTAGCCTCTTGCCGCCGGTCATGGGCTCTGCCGCCTTTATCATGGCCGAACTGATCGGCGTTGGATACGGAGAGATCGTCATCGCCGCGCTTTTGCCTGCGTTGCTCTATTATGTTGGCATCTCCATTCAGGTGCACCTGCGCTCCGTCGCGCTGAACCTTGCGCCGCTGGATGCATCCGAGGTGCCGACCTTGGGCGAAACGATGCGTCAGGGCTGGCAGTTTCTCCTGCCGATCGTGGGTTTGATCGTTTTGCTGGTGATGGGCTATTCACCGACAATGGTCGCAGTCTTCAGCGCGATTGCGGTCTGGGTTGTTTCGCAATTCAACCCGCACACGCGCCTTGGGCTTAAGGCGACCATCGAAGCCCTGTCAGATACCGCCATTCGCATGATTGGCGTCACCGGTGCCTGCGCCGCAGCGGGGCTGGTCATCGGTGGTATTACCATGACCGGGCTGGCGTCAAAGTTCTCCTTCATCGCTTTTGCGGCTGCGGGTGACAACATCATGATCATCCTGATGCTCAGCGCGGTTGTGACCATCGTTCTGGGTCTGGGCATGCCCACGCCCAGTGCCTATGTGCTCGCGGCTGTTCTGATCGGCCCCACTTTGGTGAACGACTTTGGCTTTCAGGAATTGAACGCGCATCTGTTCCTGCTTTATTTTGCGGTGATGTCTGCGATGACGCCGCCGGTTGCGGTGGCGGCCTATGCGGCGGCGGCCATATCCGGGGCCAATCCGCTCAAGATCGCGGTGGTTGCGATGCGCCTGTCCATCGTGGCCTTTGTCGTGCCCTTCATGTTCGTGGCGAACCCTTTGGTGCTGCAACCCTTTTCCAGCGTCGAGGCGATGCTGGTCAGCGCCGGTGTGGCCTTCGCCTGCGTGCTGGTCGCCTGCGCGTCAGAGGCAAAGTGGCATGACCGTTGGTCCATGCCCACGCGTGTCGGAATGCTCCTCAGCGCCGCGTTGCTGGCGGTTCCGGACACGAATGTCAAAATCATCGGCTGTGTCAGCGGGCTGATGCTGCTCACCTTCGCCATCAAGAAGTTCAAAGACCAATACGGACGCCTCGTTACCTCATGA
- the nadC gene encoding carboxylating nicotinate-nucleotide diphosphorylase, with the protein MNMLLDLRKMNQLIDLWLDEDVNYYDLTAKIMVDDDAVAKFGMNAREPITLSGLKLAEMVFRKMDPECTFETSRKDGERVETGETFAVITGNAQALLTAERVALNLVQRMCGIAGLTAQYVKEIEGTGAILLDSRKTTPGLRMIEKYAVVCGGGRSHRLGLDSGIMLKDNHIAVAGSIAAAVQRAKAKAPMLTKIEVEADRLDQVREALDAGVDVIMLDNMSNDDMRKAVKIVDKRIPLECSGGVRLDTIRAKAETGVDFVSVGRITQSATCVDIGLDDL; encoded by the coding sequence ATGAATATGCTCCTCGACCTGCGAAAAATGAACCAACTCATCGACCTTTGGCTGGATGAGGACGTCAACTATTATGACCTTACCGCAAAGATCATGGTGGATGATGACGCGGTGGCCAAATTCGGGATGAACGCGCGCGAACCGATCACCCTTTCGGGGTTGAAGCTGGCGGAAATGGTGTTTCGCAAAATGGACCCCGAGTGCACGTTTGAGACTTCGCGAAAGGATGGCGAGCGCGTTGAAACAGGCGAGACATTTGCCGTGATCACCGGGAATGCGCAGGCACTGCTGACGGCGGAGCGGGTTGCGCTGAACCTCGTCCAACGGATGTGCGGCATTGCCGGTCTGACAGCGCAATATGTCAAGGAGATCGAAGGCACTGGCGCGATCTTGCTGGATTCGCGCAAGACAACGCCTGGTCTGCGCATGATCGAAAAGTATGCCGTGGTCTGTGGGGGCGGGCGCAGCCACCGGCTGGGACTGGATAGCGGCATCATGCTGAAAGACAACCACATCGCCGTCGCAGGCAGCATTGCCGCAGCCGTCCAGCGCGCCAAGGCCAAAGCCCCGATGCTGACCAAGATCGAAGTTGAGGCGGACCGTCTGGATCAGGTCCGCGAAGCACTTGATGCAGGCGTGGATGTCATCATGCTGGACAACATGAGCAATGACGATATGCGCAAAGCCGTTAAAATCGTGGACAAACGCATTCCGCTGGAATGTTCGGGCGGTGTGCGGCTCGATACGATCCGCGCGAAAGCCGAAACCGGCGTGGATTTTGTGTCGGTGGGCCGCATCACGCAGTCAGCGACCTGTGTTGATATCGGCCTCGACGACCTCTGA
- a CDS encoding MBL fold metallo-hydrolase: protein MRGRRRLLKQGAGLTATAMLGLHATQAHAQVMVGSTRLDVVSDGSLTLPGGFIFDPMPKNELLPILARYGQSPDTLTPPCNVTLLRRGARTVLFDVGSGPGFSPNTGAIVNSLDALGVAPEDITDVIFTHAHPDHLWGLLDDFDDPLFANASYMIGKAEWEYWMNPNTVDDIGEARASFAVGAKRRLEMIEDQISFLNDGDEIIGGVAARATFGHTPGHMAFEVRDGSDAVMILGDSIGNDHIAFARPQWHSGADQNPEAAAATRVSLMDQLALEKTRVIGFHLTGNGVGHVEKGTDGYTFVKEG, encoded by the coding sequence ATGCGCGGCAGACGAAGGCTTTTGAAACAGGGCGCAGGGCTGACGGCGACTGCGATGCTTGGTCTGCACGCGACACAGGCCCATGCGCAGGTGATGGTCGGCAGCACGAGGCTTGATGTCGTCAGCGACGGTTCGTTGACCTTACCGGGCGGTTTCATCTTTGATCCAATGCCTAAAAACGAGTTGTTGCCGATACTCGCGCGCTACGGTCAATCCCCCGACACGCTGACGCCGCCCTGCAACGTGACCCTATTGCGACGGGGCGCGCGGACGGTCCTCTTCGACGTGGGGTCTGGTCCTGGGTTCTCCCCGAACACGGGGGCCATTGTGAACTCCCTTGATGCCCTCGGCGTTGCCCCGGAAGACATAACCGACGTCATCTTCACGCATGCCCATCCCGATCACCTGTGGGGGCTCTTGGATGATTTCGACGACCCGCTGTTTGCCAATGCCAGCTACATGATCGGCAAAGCGGAATGGGAGTATTGGATGAACCCCAATACCGTGGATGACATCGGTGAGGCGCGCGCTTCCTTTGCCGTAGGTGCGAAACGGCGCCTTGAGATGATCGAAGACCAGATCAGCTTTCTCAATGACGGTGATGAGATCATCGGCGGTGTCGCCGCGCGGGCCACCTTTGGGCACACACCGGGTCACATGGCCTTTGAGGTGCGGGACGGCAGTGACGCGGTGATGATCCTCGGCGATTCCATCGGCAACGATCATATCGCCTTTGCACGGCCGCAGTGGCATTCCGGCGCGGACCAGAACCCGGAGGCCGCCGCCGCCACACGCGTTTCGCTGATGGATCAACTGGCGCTTGAAAAGACCCGCGTGATCGGTTTTCACCTGACCGGCAACGGCGTGGGCCATGTAGAGAAAGGCACAGACGGGTATACGTTTGTGAAGGAGGGATGA
- a CDS encoding DUF302 domain-containing protein translates to MRILLWAGLTCVVTFGVAQAQDTSVVYPFDGSFDDAAFSVENAILGEGLVIDYVSHTGEMLNRTGGDLGSDVKLFEAADIYVFCSAVVSRKVMEADPMNIAHCPYGIFVAERAGEVMVGYRTYPEGPMQEVQSLLDGIAREAVGLE, encoded by the coding sequence ATGCGAATATTACTTTGGGCGGGGCTGACCTGCGTGGTCACTTTCGGGGTGGCACAGGCGCAGGATACTTCTGTGGTATATCCGTTTGACGGCAGTTTTGATGATGCTGCCTTCAGCGTGGAAAACGCGATCCTCGGCGAAGGGCTGGTGATTGATTACGTCAGTCACACGGGCGAGATGCTCAACCGGACGGGCGGAGACCTCGGCAGTGATGTAAAACTGTTTGAAGCGGCGGACATCTACGTGTTCTGTTCTGCTGTGGTGTCGCGCAAAGTGATGGAAGCGGATCCCATGAACATCGCGCATTGCCCCTACGGCATCTTTGTTGCCGAACGCGCAGGCGAGGTGATGGTGGGATACCGAACCTATCCCGAAGGCCCCATGCAAGAGGTTCAATCGCTGCTCGATGGCATCGCGCGCGAGGCGGTTGGATTGGAGTAA